CGGCAAAGCGCGTCAGGATAGGGTCGCGGAAGCGATTTATTGACACCTGACTGGAAGGCTCATAGATTTCAGCCTGACATTGACAACAGGGAGGTCCCTTGAAAGGCCAACGAATCGGTTACGTCAGGGTCAGCAGTTTCGAGCAGAACCCGGACCGGCAGCTCGAGCACGTACAGGTGGACAGGGTGTTTACCGACAAGGCATCGGGCAAAGACACGCAGCGGCCGCAGCTGGAAGCGCTGCTGGGCTTCGTGCGCGAGGGCGACACCGTGGTCGTGCACAGCATGGACCGTTTGGCCCGCAACCTGGACGACCTACGACGCCTTGTGCAGAGCCTGACCAGGCGCGGCGTGCGGATCGAGTTCGCCAAAGAGTGTTTGGCCTTTACCGGTGAGAACTCGCCAATGGCAAACCTGATGCTGTCGGTGATGGGCGCTTTTGCCGAGTTTGAGCGCGCACTTATCCGTGAACGGCAGCGCGAGGGGATCGCGCTGGCCAAGCAGCGCGGGGCCTACCGCGGCCGCAAAAAAGCGCTCGCGCCCGAGCGCGTGACCGAGCTACGCACTCGGGTCGCCGACGGCAAGCCGAAGGCAACCGTAGCGCGCGACCTCGGCATCAGTCGGGAGACTCTTTACCAATACCTGAAAACAGAATAACCGCATGCCACGTCGTTCGATCCTATCCGCCACCGAGCTTGACAACCTCCTGACCTTACCCACTGCCAAAGACGACCTGATCCGATACTACGAATTCAGCGAATCCGACCTGTCTGTTATCCGGCAGCGGCGCGGCCCTGCCAATCGCCTCGGCTTCGCGGTACAACTCTGCTATCTGCGCTTCCCTGGCGTCATCCTCGGTGCCGACCAGGCACCGTTCCCGGCCCTGCTCAAATTCGTTGCCGAACAGTTGAATGTGCCGGCCGAGTGCTGGGCGGAGTACGGCCAGCGCGACCAGACGCGGCGCGAGCACCTTGTCGAACTGCAGAGCGTTTTCGGCTACCAGCTCTTTACGATGGGCCACTATCGGCGGTCCGTGCACACCTTGACCGAGATCGCCAAGCAGACCGACAAAGGCGTCGTGCTGGCCAGCACCCTCATCGAGAATCTGCGGCAACAATCGGTGATCCAGCCCGCGCTAGGTGCGATCGAGCGAATCTGTGCGGAAGCGATCACGCGGGCTAACCGGCACATCTACGCCACGTTGTGTAAGCCGCTATCGTCTCTGCACCGCCGACGGCTGGGTGACCTGCTCAATCGACGGGACAACGGCAGGACAACGTGGCTGGCTTGGCTGCGCCAGTCGCCGGCCAAGCCGAATTCACGCCACATGCTAGAACACATCGAGCGCCTGAAGGTCTGGCAGGCGATTGGTCTACCTGAGGGGATCGATCTGCTGGTTCACCAAAACCGTCTACTCAAGATCGCCCGGGAGGGTGGTCAGATGACGCCGGCCGACCTGGCGAAGTTCGAACCTCAACGGCGTTACGCCACGCTGGCCGCATTGGCGATCGACGGCGCGGCAACCGTGATTGATGAAATCATCGACCTACACGACCGCATCCTCGGCAAACTGTTCAACGCGGCCAGGAACAAGCATCAGCAGCAGTTCCAGGCGTCCGGCAAGGCTATCAACGACAAGCTGAAACTGTACGGCCGCATCGGTCAGGCCCTATTGGAAGCCAAGCAATCGGGTGCAGACCCGTTCGCGGCCATCGAAGGGGTGATGTCCTGGAATGCGTTCGCCGAAAGCGTCACCGAGGCGCAAAAGCTCGCCCAGCCTGGCGATTTCGATTTCCTGCACCGGGTTGGCGAGAGTTACGCGACCTTGCGCCGATACGCGCCCGCGTTCCTCGATGTGCTCAAGCTGCGCGCGGCGCCGGCTGCCCGTGATGTGCTTGATGCGATCGACGTGCTGCGAACCATGAACGCCGACAATGCCCGCAAGCTGCCGGCAGGGGCGCCGACTGACTTCATCAAAAGACGGTGGGAAAAGCTGGTCATGACCGACGCAGGCCTCGACCGCCGCTACTACGAGCTGTGCGCGTTGTCGGAGCTGAAGAACGCGCTGCGCTCGGGAGACGTCTGGGTGCAGGGATCGCGCCAGTTCAAGGATTTCGAGGACTACCTGGTGCCGATCGACAGGTTCGCGGCGTTGAAGATCGCGGGCGATCTGCCGCTGTCGGTGGCCACGGACGGCGACCGCTACCTGCATGACCGGATCGGCTTGCTGGAACAGCAGCTGGCCGAGGTCAACCGGATGGCCTTGGCCAATGACTTGCCGGATGCGGTGCTCACGGAATCGGGCTTGAAGATTACGCCGCTTGACGCGGTAGTGCCTGACGGCGCTCAGATCCTGGTAGACCAGACTGCAGCCATCCTCCCACACATCAAGATCACAGAGCTGCTATTGGAAGTGGACGAATGGACCGGGTTCACTCGACACTTCATGCATTTGAAGTCCGGTGACATGGCCAAGGACAAGAATTTGCTGCTCACGACGATCCTTGCCGACGCGATCAACCTGGGCCTGACCAAAATGGCCGAGTCGTGCCCTGGCACGACATACTCGAAGCTGGCGTGGCTGCAGGCCTGGCACATCCGCGACGACACCTATTCCGCTGCGCTGGCCGAGCTGGTCAATGCACAGTCCCGACATCCCTTCGCGAAACACTGGGGTGACGGCACCACGTCGTCCTCGGACGGCCAGCGCTTCAGGGCTGGCAACAAGGCCGAGAGCACTGGCCACATCAACCCGAAATACGGCAGTGAGCCAGGGCGGCTGTTCTATACCCACATTTCGGACCAGTACGCGCCGTTTCATACAAAGGTTGTCAACGTCGGCGTGCGCGACTCGACCTATGTGCTCGACGGCCTTCTGTACCACGAGTCCGATTTGCGGATCGAGGAACACTACACTGACACGGCCGGCTTTACTGATCACGTTTTTGCGTTGATGCACCTGCTCGGGTTCAGGTTCGCGCCGCGCATCCGCGACCTGGGCGATACTAAGCTCTACCTCTCGAGGAACGATGTTAGCTATGACGGACTCAAGTCGATGATCGGCGGGACGCTCAACATCAAGCACGTTCGCGCTCACTGGGATGAGATTCTGAGG
The genomic region above belongs to Massilia forsythiae and contains:
- a CDS encoding recombinase family protein, producing MKGQRIGYVRVSSFEQNPDRQLEHVQVDRVFTDKASGKDTQRPQLEALLGFVREGDTVVVHSMDRLARNLDDLRRLVQSLTRRGVRIEFAKECLAFTGENSPMANLMLSVMGAFAEFERALIRERQREGIALAKQRGAYRGRKKALAPERVTELRTRVADGKPKATVARDLGISRETLYQYLKTE
- a CDS encoding Tn3 family transposase, yielding MPRRSILSATELDNLLTLPTAKDDLIRYYEFSESDLSVIRQRRGPANRLGFAVQLCYLRFPGVILGADQAPFPALLKFVAEQLNVPAECWAEYGQRDQTRREHLVELQSVFGYQLFTMGHYRRSVHTLTEIAKQTDKGVVLASTLIENLRQQSVIQPALGAIERICAEAITRANRHIYATLCKPLSSLHRRRLGDLLNRRDNGRTTWLAWLRQSPAKPNSRHMLEHIERLKVWQAIGLPEGIDLLVHQNRLLKIAREGGQMTPADLAKFEPQRRYATLAALAIDGAATVIDEIIDLHDRILGKLFNAARNKHQQQFQASGKAINDKLKLYGRIGQALLEAKQSGADPFAAIEGVMSWNAFAESVTEAQKLAQPGDFDFLHRVGESYATLRRYAPAFLDVLKLRAAPAARDVLDAIDVLRTMNADNARKLPAGAPTDFIKRRWEKLVMTDAGLDRRYYELCALSELKNALRSGDVWVQGSRQFKDFEDYLVPIDRFAALKIAGDLPLSVATDGDRYLHDRIGLLEQQLAEVNRMALANDLPDAVLTESGLKITPLDAVVPDGAQILVDQTAAILPHIKITELLLEVDEWTGFTRHFMHLKSGDMAKDKNLLLTTILADAINLGLTKMAESCPGTTYSKLAWLQAWHIRDDTYSAALAELVNAQSRHPFAKHWGDGTTSSSDGQRFRAGNKAESTGHINPKYGSEPGRLFYTHISDQYAPFHTKVVNVGVRDSTYVLDGLLYHESDLRIEEHYTDTAGFTDHVFALMHLLGFRFAPRIRDLGDTKLYLSRNDVSYDGLKSMIGGTLNIKHVRAHWDEILRLATSIKQGMITASLMLRKLGSYPRQNGLAVALRELGRIERTLFILDWLQSVELRRRVHAGLNKGEARNALARAVFFNRLGEIRDRGFEQQRYRASGLNLVTAAIVLWNTVYLERATNALRGHGQSVDIGLLQYLSPLGWEHINLTGDYVWRSSAKVGAGKFRPLRPRQTA